Proteins encoded by one window of uncultured Draconibacterium sp.:
- a CDS encoding Rieske (2Fe-2S) protein: protein MERLEFIKKFAYGGSILLTAPVILSACSSSDDDFVPEDPNEPNNDLTIDLTSSTYEDLGTVGGYVYEGDIMIFRTGDNTYLALSKVCTHEGCTVAYSHSNGDVLCPCHSSRFSTSGTVLNGPAATNLKKYNVQKDGDILTIS from the coding sequence ATGGAAAGACTAGAATTCATCAAAAAGTTTGCCTACGGAGGTAGTATTCTGTTGACCGCTCCTGTAATTTTAAGTGCCTGCTCAAGCAGCGATGACGATTTTGTACCAGAAGATCCAAATGAACCGAACAACGATTTAACCATTGATCTCACCAGTTCGACATACGAAGACCTGGGAACAGTAGGTGGTTATGTTTACGAAGGAGACATAATGATCTTCAGAACCGGAGACAATACTTACCTTGCTCTTTCGAAAGTATGCACACACGAAGGTTGCACAGTGGCTTATAGTCATTCAAATGGCGATGTGCTTTGCCCTTGCCACTCTTCGCGTTTTTCTACAAGTGGCACGGTGTTAAACGGGCCGGCAGCCACCAATTTGAAAAAGTACAACGTACAAAAAGACGGCGATATTCTTACAATTAGCTAA
- a CDS encoding UvrD-helicase domain-containing protein, translating into MLTVYKASAGSGKTFQLVVEYLKIILSNPYNYKHILAVTFTNKATNEMKSRILEQLHLLAIEKDSPYIEPLQKDNNYTEQFIRQRAKEVLKNILHDYNRFSINTIDSFTQKVIKAFNRELGISPNFTVELDNDILLQEASDRLLARINDDKDLLKWLREFSKEKIEANRSQRIDDDIQNLGRELFKESFQVFFPDEGESVYNRENLNEFGKELRQIKRHFESTLKSKGENAVAAMEALTLGPADFSGGANRSIGSFFVKLSNGLLPNFTQTVRNCAEDIEKWSSKSSKRRDEILSAAETRLQPMLIDIVQYFDTNWTRYNTALAALSQLRMLGILTDLKVEIQKIQQEKGALQLSDSNLLLSKIIGQSDSPFVYEKIGNYYKHFMLDEFQDTSGLQWKNFRPLLENSLAEGNANLIVGDVKQSIYRWRNSDWSILAEQLDAQFSPEQKQDFTLEKNWRSDKNIIAFNNAIFDELKTAFEDYLIGSLENREAYIQKFDHIYSSYQQEAGKTKSEATGLTQINFLPEDDFEESATEQLVEQVKYLQDQGIKAKDIAILIRKNKEGGPIIEAFLAAAKLPENKKYNLSVLSNESLFLHASKAVLVVINTIELLIDPENKITQATLLHLWQSWLKPGLKTMGVPVQSNNGQSLLDFNDYSDWHLQPGFDDEFEAELAGKLEQVKRKVLLTSLDETITHICSLFGLFNFESELPFLQTLIDKAGELKISLSNDLSNLFYWWNEKGSSTSVNVNEEVSSIRLMTVHKSKGLEFKAVLLPYLDWKTSWSGTTAPLLWCKPQSEPFNKFPLLPIQAGKHMETSEFAPMYFEEKMNYYIDTLNLVYVAFTRAESVLIANCPMPKESKNNSGSGKPIHYLLHKALANQSKQEEFSDCFNEEQDCFQFGKIDLQSQDDDDQKAILIKQYNFNDISEKISLRLNGDDFLIEDEQHHSVKNTGKIIHDILSEIVLADDANDACLQALHDGKVSKAEFDEIQSSLQNNLQLPEVKKWFDGSYEVLNERDLLTSDKLLRPDRIMFSGDEAIVVDYKTGERQNKYLYQVKEYSKVLQTTGFSKVRGYLWYLHTGEIVKVCDLTNSRIPQP; encoded by the coding sequence ATGCTTACTGTTTACAAAGCTTCTGCCGGATCGGGAAAAACATTTCAACTGGTTGTTGAGTACCTGAAAATTATTCTGAGCAATCCATATAATTACAAACACATTCTGGCAGTAACTTTTACCAACAAGGCCACCAACGAAATGAAAAGCAGGATATTGGAGCAACTGCATTTGCTGGCCATCGAGAAAGACTCACCCTACATAGAACCACTGCAAAAGGACAATAATTACACCGAGCAATTTATCCGGCAACGCGCCAAAGAAGTGCTCAAAAATATTTTGCACGACTACAATCGCTTCTCCATCAACACCATCGATTCGTTTACGCAAAAAGTAATAAAAGCCTTTAACCGCGAGTTGGGAATTTCGCCCAATTTTACGGTTGAACTGGATAACGATATTCTTTTACAGGAAGCTTCCGACCGTTTGCTGGCACGAATTAACGATGATAAAGACCTGCTAAAATGGTTGCGCGAATTCAGTAAAGAAAAGATTGAAGCCAACCGTAGCCAACGCATCGACGACGACATACAAAACCTGGGAAGAGAGTTGTTTAAAGAATCGTTCCAGGTGTTTTTCCCTGATGAAGGAGAATCGGTTTATAACCGCGAAAACCTGAATGAATTTGGTAAAGAGTTGCGCCAGATAAAAAGACATTTTGAAAGCACGCTAAAGTCAAAAGGTGAAAATGCTGTGGCAGCCATGGAAGCATTAACTCTTGGACCGGCAGATTTTTCAGGCGGTGCAAACAGAAGTATCGGCAGCTTTTTTGTTAAGCTCTCCAATGGCCTTCTTCCCAACTTCACACAAACAGTTCGCAATTGTGCTGAAGATATTGAAAAATGGAGTTCGAAAAGCAGCAAACGTCGCGATGAAATTCTGTCAGCTGCCGAAACCCGTCTGCAGCCAATGTTAATTGATATTGTACAATATTTCGATACAAACTGGACAAGATACAACACCGCTCTTGCCGCTCTCAGTCAGCTTCGCATGCTCGGAATTTTAACCGATCTAAAAGTAGAAATTCAAAAAATTCAACAGGAAAAAGGAGCCTTGCAACTTTCCGACTCCAACCTGTTGCTGAGCAAAATTATCGGGCAAAGCGATTCACCTTTTGTATACGAAAAAATTGGCAACTACTACAAACATTTCATGCTCGATGAGTTTCAGGACACCTCAGGTTTACAGTGGAAGAACTTTAGGCCACTGCTTGAAAACTCGCTGGCTGAAGGAAATGCCAACCTTATTGTTGGCGACGTAAAACAATCGATTTACCGCTGGCGCAACAGCGACTGGAGCATTTTGGCCGAACAGTTGGATGCCCAGTTTTCGCCGGAACAAAAACAGGATTTTACCCTTGAAAAAAACTGGCGGAGCGATAAAAACATCATCGCTTTTAACAATGCCATTTTTGACGAACTTAAAACAGCTTTTGAAGACTACCTGATCGGATCGCTTGAAAACCGGGAGGCCTACATTCAGAAGTTTGATCATATATACTCGTCGTACCAACAGGAAGCCGGAAAAACAAAAAGTGAAGCGACCGGTCTAACACAAATCAATTTCCTTCCGGAAGATGATTTTGAAGAATCCGCCACAGAACAATTGGTTGAGCAGGTAAAATATTTGCAGGACCAGGGAATTAAAGCGAAGGACATTGCCATTTTAATTCGTAAAAACAAAGAGGGCGGACCGATTATCGAAGCCTTTTTGGCGGCTGCCAAACTCCCGGAGAATAAAAAGTATAACCTTTCGGTGCTGTCAAACGAGTCGTTGTTTTTACATGCCTCAAAAGCTGTTTTGGTTGTGATTAATACCATCGAACTGCTTATCGATCCGGAGAATAAAATTACGCAGGCTACTTTATTGCACTTGTGGCAAAGCTGGCTAAAACCCGGTTTAAAAACCATGGGCGTACCTGTTCAGTCCAACAACGGACAAAGTCTGCTTGATTTTAACGATTACTCCGACTGGCATCTCCAACCCGGTTTTGATGATGAATTTGAAGCCGAATTAGCTGGCAAACTCGAACAGGTAAAACGTAAGGTTTTACTGACCTCATTGGATGAAACCATCACACATATTTGTTCGCTGTTTGGCTTGTTCAATTTCGAGTCGGAATTGCCGTTTCTGCAAACACTGATCGACAAAGCCGGCGAATTAAAAATATCCTTATCAAACGACCTGTCAAACCTGTTCTACTGGTGGAATGAAAAAGGCAGTAGCACATCGGTAAATGTAAACGAAGAAGTAAGCTCCATACGGTTAATGACCGTGCACAAATCAAAAGGGCTGGAATTTAAAGCGGTGCTTCTTCCCTACCTCGACTGGAAAACAAGCTGGAGCGGAACAACGGCACCACTGCTTTGGTGCAAACCACAATCCGAACCGTTTAACAAATTTCCACTGCTACCTATTCAGGCCGGTAAACACATGGAAACATCGGAATTTGCGCCCATGTATTTCGAGGAAAAGATGAATTATTACATCGATACGCTAAACCTGGTTTATGTGGCTTTTACGCGTGCCGAATCGGTATTGATTGCTAACTGCCCTATGCCAAAAGAAAGCAAGAATAATTCAGGCTCGGGCAAACCCATTCATTATTTATTGCACAAAGCACTGGCGAACCAAAGTAAACAGGAGGAATTTTCCGACTGTTTTAACGAAGAACAGGATTGTTTTCAATTTGGCAAAATTGACCTGCAGTCACAGGATGACGACGATCAGAAAGCTATTCTTATCAAACAATACAACTTTAACGACATTTCGGAAAAGATAAGTTTACGATTGAACGGCGATGATTTTTTAATTGAGGATGAACAACATCACTCGGTAAAAAATACAGGTAAAATCATTCACGATATTTTATCCGAAATTGTTCTGGCCGACGATGCGAACGATGCTTGTTTACAGGCACTACACGATGGCAAAGTATCGAAAGCAGAGTTTGATGAAATTCAGTCAAGTTTACAGAACAACCTTCAACTACCGGAAGTTAAAAAGTGGTTTGATGGCAGCTACGAAGTATTGAATGAACGCGACCTGCTGACTTCTGACAAACTGCTACGCCCCGACCGGATAATGTTCTCGGGCGACGAAGCAATTGTTGTCGACTACAAAACCGGCGAACGACAAAACAAGTACCTGTACCAGGTAAAAGAGTATTCTAAAGTTCTGCAAACCACCGGTTTTTCAAAAGTAAGGGGCTACTTGTGGTATTTGCACACCGGGGAAATCGTAAAAGTATGTGACCTCACGAATTCCCGCATCCCTCAGCCCTGA
- the dapA gene encoding 4-hydroxy-tetrahydrodipicolinate synthase, with amino-acid sequence MSRYFKGAGVALITPFTTNDQVDYKALETIIENQVKGDMDYLVALGTTAETATLSNDEKAHVVELVKEKADGLPVVVGMGGNDTRTMCNQIDKFNFEGIDGILVVTPYYNKPSQEGMYRHYLEIAKASPVPIILYNVPSRTGINLEATTVGRLAEASDKIVAVKEASGEHSQMTKIGKYTSDDFTVISGDDLLAITIAAIGGQGVISVAANAYPEKISKMMHLALANDFDGARKIHFELIEMFQLLFREGNPGGIKALMNIQGTIENLLRLPLYNISDNLYQEIKERHQLIYG; translated from the coding sequence ATGAGTCGATATTTCAAAGGCGCCGGGGTTGCGCTAATTACACCATTTACAACAAACGATCAGGTTGATTATAAAGCACTTGAAACAATAATTGAAAACCAGGTTAAAGGGGACATGGACTACTTGGTAGCCCTTGGAACCACTGCCGAAACTGCCACACTTAGCAACGATGAAAAAGCACATGTGGTTGAATTGGTTAAAGAAAAAGCAGATGGTTTACCGGTTGTTGTTGGAATGGGGGGAAACGACACCCGCACCATGTGCAATCAGATCGACAAGTTTAACTTTGAAGGTATCGACGGAATTCTGGTTGTTACTCCCTATTATAATAAACCTTCGCAGGAAGGTATGTACCGCCACTACCTGGAGATTGCAAAAGCCAGCCCGGTACCCATTATTCTTTATAATGTGCCATCGCGCACCGGTATAAACCTTGAAGCAACTACTGTTGGACGATTGGCAGAAGCATCGGATAAAATTGTAGCCGTTAAAGAAGCATCGGGCGAGCACTCGCAAATGACTAAAATCGGCAAATACACCTCTGATGATTTTACAGTGATTTCTGGAGATGACCTGTTGGCCATTACCATTGCTGCCATTGGCGGACAAGGTGTAATCTCGGTTGCGGCCAATGCTTATCCCGAGAAAATCAGCAAAATGATGCACCTGGCACTTGCCAATGATTTTGACGGTGCAAGAAAAATTCATTTCGAATTAATTGAAATGTTCCAGCTGCTGTTCCGTGAAGGCAATCCGGGCGGGATTAAAGCCTTAATGAATATTCAGGGTACAATTGAAAACCTGTTGCGTTTACCACTTTATAACATTAGCGACAATCTTTACCAGGAAATAAAAGAGCGCCATCAATTAATTTATGGTTAA
- the ligA gene encoding NAD-dependent DNA ligase LigA codes for MKNHLETFIISAQMSSEQDIQRIKDLQAELAEHNYKYYVLAQPSISDFDFDMKLKELERLEKQYNINDPNSPTQRVGSDLSSDFKQVTHKYGMLSLSNAYSQDEIKDFDSRIQKIIGTDDFEYVCELKFDGSSISLTYENGELVRAVTRGDGVKGDDVTANVRTIQSVPLKLRGNDYPESFEIRGEILMPFDVFNNLNAELEKAGEPLLANPRNTAAGTLKMKNSSIVASRKLDAYLYYVLGENLPEDGHYESLQKAREWGFKISEHTQLCKNIDEVFAFIDKWDTERFNLPVATDGIVIKVNSRRLQNNLGFTAKSPRWAIAYKFKAESVATILKSVSYQVGRTGAVTPVANLEPVLIAGTIVKRASLHNADIINNLDLHIDDTVFVEKGGEIIPKITGVDPAKRHPMFQPVQFIESCPECGTKLIRKEGEAAHYCPNEDACPPQIKGKMEHFVSRKAMDIDGIGQETIELLYNEGLAKNITQLYQLTKDQLLNLERMADKSAQRILDGLEASKQVPFERVLFALGIRFVGETVAKTLVKKLHTIENIQQQTKEQLVEIDEIGDRIAESVVDWFSNEEHLQFIQHLKEYGLQFAISEDQLEGQTNKLEGLSIVISGTFEQHSRDELKKLIEQNGGKNVGSISKKTSYMLAGSNVGPSKLQKVEKLGIPMISEDDFLKMIE; via the coding sequence TTGAAAAATCATCTTGAAACATTTATAATTAGTGCACAAATGAGCAGCGAACAGGATATCCAACGAATTAAAGATTTGCAGGCCGAGCTGGCCGAACACAACTATAAATACTACGTTTTAGCGCAACCGTCTATCAGCGATTTTGATTTCGACATGAAATTAAAAGAGTTGGAGCGCCTTGAAAAACAATACAATATTAACGACCCGAACTCGCCAACACAGCGCGTTGGAAGTGATTTAAGTTCAGATTTTAAGCAGGTTACACACAAATATGGTATGTTGTCGTTGTCGAATGCTTACTCACAAGACGAGATAAAGGATTTCGACAGCCGCATTCAGAAGATTATAGGCACCGACGATTTTGAGTATGTGTGCGAGTTGAAGTTTGATGGTTCATCGATTAGTTTGACTTACGAAAATGGCGAACTCGTGCGCGCCGTAACCCGTGGCGACGGTGTAAAAGGGGACGATGTAACGGCCAATGTACGCACCATTCAATCGGTACCTTTAAAATTACGCGGAAACGATTATCCTGAAAGTTTTGAGATTCGTGGCGAGATTTTAATGCCTTTCGATGTATTCAACAACCTGAATGCGGAGTTGGAAAAAGCCGGCGAACCATTGCTGGCTAATCCACGAAATACTGCAGCAGGAACACTGAAAATGAAAAACTCATCGATTGTAGCTTCACGAAAACTGGATGCTTATTTATATTACGTGCTTGGCGAAAATCTGCCGGAAGACGGCCATTACGAAAGCCTGCAAAAAGCACGCGAATGGGGATTTAAAATTTCAGAACATACTCAGCTTTGCAAAAATATTGATGAAGTTTTCGCTTTTATCGACAAGTGGGATACCGAGCGTTTTAACCTGCCCGTTGCTACCGACGGAATTGTGATAAAAGTAAACTCGCGACGTCTGCAAAACAATCTTGGTTTTACAGCAAAGTCGCCACGTTGGGCTATTGCCTATAAATTTAAAGCCGAAAGTGTTGCCACCATTTTAAAATCAGTTTCGTACCAGGTAGGACGAACAGGAGCGGTTACTCCGGTTGCCAATCTCGAGCCGGTGCTTATTGCCGGAACCATTGTAAAACGTGCGTCGCTGCACAATGCTGATATTATCAACAACCTGGATTTACACATCGACGACACTGTTTTTGTGGAAAAAGGTGGTGAGATCATTCCGAAAATCACAGGTGTTGATCCAGCAAAACGACATCCGATGTTTCAGCCGGTACAGTTTATTGAATCATGCCCTGAGTGCGGAACAAAGCTGATCAGAAAAGAAGGTGAAGCCGCACATTATTGCCCGAATGAAGATGCTTGTCCTCCGCAGATAAAAGGCAAAATGGAGCATTTTGTCAGCCGGAAAGCAATGGATATTGATGGCATAGGGCAGGAAACAATCGAACTGCTTTACAACGAAGGGCTGGCTAAAAACATTACGCAACTCTACCAACTAACAAAAGATCAGCTGCTAAACCTTGAACGTATGGCGGATAAATCGGCCCAACGGATTTTGGATGGGCTTGAAGCTTCAAAACAAGTTCCTTTCGAGCGGGTACTTTTTGCGCTGGGAATTCGTTTTGTTGGAGAAACAGTGGCAAAAACACTGGTAAAAAAGTTACACACCATCGAAAATATTCAGCAGCAAACCAAAGAACAGCTGGTAGAAATTGATGAAATTGGCGACCGCATTGCAGAAAGTGTTGTGGATTGGTTTTCGAACGAAGAACATCTGCAGTTTATTCAACACCTAAAAGAATATGGTCTTCAATTCGCCATCAGCGAAGACCAGCTGGAGGGGCAAACCAATAAGCTGGAAGGATTGAGCATTGTTATCTCAGGTACTTTTGAGCAACATTCGCGCGATGAGCTGAAAAAACTCATCGAGCAAAACGGAGGGAAGAATGTAGGCTCCATTTCGAAAAAAACCAGTTACATGCTAGCCGGAAGTAACGTTGGGCCGAGCAAACTCCAGAAAGTTGAAAAGCTGGGCATTCCGATGATCAGCGAGGACGATTTCCTAAAAATGATCGAATAG
- a CDS encoding thioredoxin family protein: MAFTLEIGKKAIGFDLPATDGNSYSLESFKDSKYLVVFFTCNHCPYVINSDEVTRKTAERFKPLGVEFVGINSNSKHTYEEDDFDHMVERMKEHQFPWTYLYDESQEIALAYGALRTPHFYVFNENRELVYTGRGVDSPRDPSKITVNDLANALEELTHGKAISVPVTNPIGCNVKWEGKHKHWMPADACDLVW; encoded by the coding sequence ATGGCATTTACACTCGAAATTGGAAAAAAAGCAATTGGTTTTGATCTTCCGGCAACCGACGGAAACAGCTATTCATTGGAAAGTTTTAAGGACTCGAAATATTTGGTGGTATTTTTTACCTGTAACCATTGTCCTTATGTGATAAACAGTGATGAAGTTACCCGAAAAACAGCTGAGCGATTCAAACCGCTTGGCGTTGAGTTTGTCGGAATAAACTCGAACAGCAAGCATACTTACGAAGAGGATGATTTTGACCACATGGTGGAACGGATGAAGGAACATCAATTTCCGTGGACGTATTTGTACGACGAATCGCAGGAAATTGCACTGGCGTATGGTGCGCTGCGAACTCCACATTTTTATGTGTTTAACGAAAACCGCGAACTCGTTTACACCGGAAGGGGAGTTGATAGTCCGCGCGATCCTTCAAAAATAACCGTGAACGATCTGGCTAATGCGCTCGAAGAGTTAACGCATGGAAAAGCTATTTCAGTTCCGGTAACTAACCCGATTGGCTGCAACGTAAAATGGGAAGGTAAACACAAACACTGGATGCCGGCTGATGCATGTGATTTGGTTTGGTGA
- a CDS encoding DNA topoisomerase 3 has protein sequence MIVCIAEKPSVAKEIAQVIGAGSRRDGYYEGNGYQVTWTFGHFCTLWPPEDYDSKWKRWDLQTLPMLPKRFETKVMTGDSGVTKQFNTIKSLLDKAEQVINCGDAGQEGELIQRWVMKEAGYKGEVKRLWISSLTNEAIKTGFQKLEPAEKFDHLYYAGSSRAIGDWLLGMNATRLYTLKYGGYKQVLSIGRVQTPTLAMLVTRHYEIENFKPEPYWELQTTYRETVFSNTEGKFFKKEDGEKLLNQVLDKDLFITDVEKKDGKEYAPKLFDLTSLQVYCNTRFGLTADETLKTVQRLYEMKVVTYPRVDTTFLPNDQYSKIPGILKGLRTYSELAQPLLEKKIRKSTKVFNDKKVTDHHAIIPTGEEKLLGGNEKKVYDAIARRFLAAFYPDCKVAKTQVKAEVDTVQFVATGKQILQPGWRVVFQDENSKSGDGDTILPAFEKGEHGPHEPSFTEKETKPPRYYTEASLLRAMETAGKNVDDDELRDLMKANGIGRPSTRAAIIETLFRRKYIERQKKQIHPTKMGIQLIDTIQNELLKSAELTGQWEKRLREIEQGEYSASKFIYDMKRMVYDLVVEVMRDRSSVKLAAPESGKKAKGKRQKAKGQKSVNAGDSEMTCPKCSEGKVLKGKNAYGCNRWKEGCDFRLPFVFMEKKLTDKQVERLLKKGATTKLKGFKMGDKKVEGILQLTSDCNVEFVDKSLAEKKAVDSTPKCPKCGGTIIKGKTAYGCSNWKEGCDFKFTFDAIREKAAGRKLTKELVLEIIST, from the coding sequence ATGATTGTTTGTATTGCAGAGAAACCAAGTGTTGCCAAAGAAATTGCCCAGGTAATTGGGGCAGGATCGCGAAGAGATGGTTATTACGAAGGAAACGGTTACCAGGTAACGTGGACCTTTGGCCACTTTTGTACGCTTTGGCCGCCAGAGGATTACGACTCCAAATGGAAACGCTGGGACCTGCAAACACTGCCCATGCTACCCAAGCGCTTTGAAACCAAGGTAATGACAGGCGACAGCGGCGTGACCAAACAATTCAATACCATTAAAAGCTTACTGGATAAGGCCGAACAGGTGATCAATTGTGGTGATGCTGGTCAGGAAGGAGAGCTTATTCAACGCTGGGTGATGAAAGAAGCCGGTTATAAAGGCGAGGTGAAACGTTTGTGGATATCATCGCTGACTAACGAGGCCATAAAAACCGGTTTCCAGAAGCTGGAACCTGCCGAAAAGTTTGATCATTTGTATTATGCGGGTAGTTCACGCGCCATTGGCGACTGGCTGCTGGGAATGAATGCCACACGTTTGTACACGCTGAAATATGGTGGTTACAAACAGGTTTTGTCCATCGGGCGGGTGCAAACACCAACGCTGGCGATGTTGGTAACGCGCCATTACGAAATCGAGAATTTTAAACCCGAACCTTATTGGGAGCTGCAAACCACCTATCGCGAAACGGTTTTTAGCAATACCGAAGGAAAGTTTTTCAAAAAAGAAGATGGTGAAAAACTGTTGAACCAGGTTTTGGATAAGGACTTGTTTATTACCGATGTTGAAAAGAAAGACGGAAAGGAATATGCGCCTAAACTTTTCGACCTCACCAGTTTACAGGTTTATTGTAATACTCGTTTTGGACTGACGGCGGATGAAACCTTAAAAACCGTGCAGCGTTTGTACGAAATGAAAGTGGTTACCTATCCGCGTGTTGATACCACTTTTTTGCCTAACGATCAGTATTCAAAAATTCCGGGAATTTTAAAGGGCTTGAGAACTTATAGCGAGCTTGCACAGCCTTTGTTGGAGAAAAAAATCCGTAAATCGACAAAAGTTTTTAACGATAAAAAGGTTACCGATCACCATGCTATTATTCCAACAGGCGAAGAGAAGTTGCTTGGCGGTAACGAGAAAAAGGTTTACGATGCCATTGCACGACGTTTTCTGGCCGCGTTTTACCCCGATTGTAAAGTGGCCAAAACGCAGGTAAAGGCCGAAGTTGATACGGTGCAATTTGTAGCCACCGGAAAACAAATTCTGCAACCGGGCTGGCGTGTGGTTTTTCAGGATGAGAATTCGAAAAGCGGTGACGGCGACACCATTTTACCCGCATTCGAAAAAGGAGAGCATGGTCCGCACGAACCGTCGTTTACCGAGAAAGAAACAAAACCGCCGCGTTATTACACCGAAGCATCTTTACTTCGCGCCATGGAAACTGCCGGAAAAAATGTGGACGACGATGAACTGCGCGATCTAATGAAAGCCAATGGTATTGGCCGACCATCGACACGTGCTGCTATAATCGAAACCTTGTTCCGGCGCAAATATATCGAGCGACAGAAAAAGCAGATTCACCCAACAAAAATGGGAATTCAGCTGATTGATACCATACAGAACGAGCTACTAAAATCGGCAGAGCTTACCGGGCAATGGGAAAAGCGACTGCGCGAAATTGAGCAGGGAGAATACAGCGCCTCGAAGTTTATTTACGACATGAAACGTATGGTCTACGATCTGGTAGTTGAAGTGATGCGCGATCGTAGTTCGGTAAAACTGGCTGCACCGGAATCGGGAAAAAAGGCAAAAGGCAAAAGGCAAAAGGCAAAAGGGCAAAAGTCGGTTAATGCTGGCGACAGTGAAATGACTTGCCCGAAATGTTCGGAAGGAAAGGTGCTGAAAGGGAAAAATGCTTATGGATGCAACCGTTGGAAAGAAGGGTGCGATTTCAGACTGCCGTTTGTGTTTATGGAGAAAAAGCTCACCGACAAACAGGTGGAGCGTTTGCTAAAAAAAGGAGCTACCACAAAACTCAAAGGCTTTAAAATGGGCGATAAAAAGGTTGAAGGTATTTTGCAGCTCACCTCGGATTGTAATGTGGAGTTTGTGGATAAATCTCTGGCTGAAAAGAAAGCTGTGGATTCAACGCCAAAATGCCCAAAATGTGGCGGAACAATAATAAAAGGCAAAACGGCCTATGGTTGCAGCAACTGGAAAGAGGGCTGTGATTTTAAATTCACCTTCGATGCCATTCGCGAAAAAGCTGCCGGACGCAAATTAACAAAAGAATTGGTGCTGGAAATTATTAGCACCTAA
- a CDS encoding response regulator transcription factor, with amino-acid sequence MKKILVVDDKSSISKLIVQFLSTNYEVETKEDGLQALSWLQEGNIPDLILTDLQMPNLDGFELIEHVRSSGYFKDVPIIVLSSLDSSNDRIKCLKMGAEDYLVKPFNPEELIIRIDRILKR; translated from the coding sequence ATGAAAAAGATTTTAGTTGTCGACGATAAATCGTCGATTAGCAAGCTAATCGTACAGTTTCTTAGTACCAATTATGAAGTTGAAACCAAAGAGGACGGACTTCAGGCTTTAAGTTGGCTGCAGGAAGGAAACATTCCCGATTTAATTTTAACAGATTTACAAATGCCTAACCTCGACGGATTTGAGCTAATTGAGCATGTTCGGTCGAGTGGCTATTTCAAAGATGTTCCTATAATTGTGTTAAGCAGTTTGGACAGTAGCAACGACCGGATTAAATGCTTAAAAATGGGTGCCGAAGATTACCTGGTAAAACCATTTAATCCCGAGGAGCTAATTATCCGAATCGACCGTATTCTTAAACGCTAA